The window aagTGACTCGTATAAGTTCTCATTAGTATATGTTCTAGTAAATTAAGAACAAGAAGTGTATTTCATAGATACTTACGCTGAAGTCGGCGTCCTCGGCCCTCAGATGGTCTGCGATGTAGTGGACCCCTTCCAGGGCACGAATAATGCTGGGTGACAGCAGGAAGGATGAGTCTGATACTGTACTGTCAGCTTTGGTCAGCCTCTGAGCAGTGATTCTGGCTCCTGACAACTGTTTGTTTGTCCCCACAGGCCCATCCTGTTTCTTTTGGCTGTTCTGTTGTGTCGGCGGAGGAGTTCCAAGAGGTCTCGGCGAAGGCGGGCGGAAAGAAAAATAAGAGGTCAGCATTCCCAGCTCTAAATCCTCGTAGCTGTTTCTGTTGGGTTCGTCTGACAGCGACCCATCCATTAACCAGTTCGCTGAGGTGCTGAGGTAGTTCCCAGATTTGTACCCCGTTAGCCGGCCCCGCCTCCTCTCTGccatcacttcctgctggagcagcaagAGTCTTCGACGCCGGCCGTCCGGAGCTGGCCTCCGCATGAACAGCCAGCGCGGGATCAGATCCAGAAAGACGGAGTGGACCCAGCGGGGCATCTTGTGGGTACTGGGAGAGCGATGGTGCACGTTGAGCACAAAGACGGTGATGACGATGGAGAGCGTCACGAAGATCATGGTGAAGAGGAGGTACTCGCCGATGAGCGGGATGACGAGGGACGTGGACGGTATGATCTCAGtgatgagcaggaggaagacggTGAgggacagcagcacagagataCACAGGGTGATCTTCTCGCCACAGTCTGACGGCAGATAAAACACCAAGACTGTGAGACACGAGATCAGCAAACACGGGATGATGAGGTTGATGGTGTAAAACAAGGGAAGCCTTCGGATGATGAAGAAATAGGTGATATCGGGGTAGATCTCGTGGCAGCAGTCGTACTTCTTCGTGTTGTACGTTCCCACAGCGTTGATGATGGCCCATTCGCCGCTCTCCCAGTAATTGTTCAGGTCCACTGTGTTTTCAATTCGCTCCAAGTCAATTTTGGCCTTGTCATACGTCCAGGAGCCAAATTTCATCTTGCAGTTCTGCTGATCAAACGGGAAGAAGGTGACATCGATGCTGCAGGAGCTCTTATAGATGGCTGGGGGGACCCAGAGGATTTTCCCATTGTAGAACAGGTGAGCTTTGGTCATGTGGGTGACGGCAAATTCACCGTCTGCACTGGAACAGCAGAGATCACATGAGTGACAGTGACGGTTACGCATTCCTGCAATCTGAACCGATTAAAAACTTTCTTCTTTCAAACTATGCATTAAAGATCTTCATAATTATCTCCTCTGTTAATCTTTTCATTATTAATTGCTAAGATTATGATAGTAGCATCTGCCGAGTCCTTATCGTTTCATCGGTTTCACACCTTTTCTAATTTCACTCTGAGACTCTGATTGGGCAGCTCGATGGAGCTAAACTTCATTATCAAACCCATCAGTTTTAATTTGTAACCACAAGGAGGATTGAGTAATGAGAAAGAAGTGTACTAATCTATTGAACAATACCCAGAGAAGACAGGGATTTGATGATTCTCAGTATAATGGTTAAAATTCAAAGAATATGTATTGTAACAATAAAGTGTTTGCATTCCTTTTGTTAAAATATCAATGCAATAACACTTAATATTTAATCAGCTCAGCTGAAGATGGTGTTAATCATATCCACAAGAGGGCGCCATCCTCAAATAGAGCAAAAAGACCAGCATTTCAACACATGGTGCCGaaatatttatataataatcTTTCACTAGAACCACATTACAACTACATTGTCTTACttataaataaacattttaaatttctATGAGCTGTTCTCTCCTACTTGATACAATTACCTGCTTATACCAGAAGTGAAAAAGACTAGAATGAGGTGAGGCTTTTCTTAATTTGGAACAATTATTGTGAGGTATTTTcaataatttaattaaatgaaatataaaacacTTCAATGAAAGTCATCTATATGTTAGTCTTCATTGTTTTTGTGCCATTGTGAGGATTAACTGCATCTGGCTTTTAAAATACTCGCAAACTGGTAATAATAGTGAGATTAGAACCTTCTGAGTGAAATATTCTGTTTATTTACTGTGACATTAGGTGTGTGCTGCTCTTACTTGTTGTAGAGGACGATGTCTGGCACCCATATCAGCTCTGATGGAACTCTTATAGACGTCACATTGTCGTAGTCAGATGGCCTCCAGCGAAGTTTATAGTCATTCCACTCCTGGTGGGAGGGGGAGGTTATAGAAGTTATTGATTGTAAACCACTGCTAAAAATAAAGGAATAGGGAAAGCGATGCTTCCAGACCTGTTTCAGCCACACATTGGTCGTCATCATTTGGTTCTTCTCATCCTAGAGACAGAAATATTCTCCAGTGACTCAAAGTCGTCACATCTAAATATATTTTGCAGCCTCTGGAAGTGGATGTAAAATGTTCtgtgatgggtttttttccctgacaGGGCAGAGTAGAGGGTGCATAATCTAGTTTATTTCTGCTAACGTATGTAAAAATCTTCGACAAAGGATGTCCTTGAAACTTGCAGAGTTGTGTACATGTAAACAAACTCCTGGAAGTGATGTTGTGCTCTTCCAAAAACAGAACAGCTTCTGCACAGATGCCAAGTCAAAAATGATTAACTATTGCCTAACTATTGCTATTAAAGTCTTTACACGTGTGATTTTGTTGTTGAACTCTTACCACATCGATGAGCTGTGCGATGGATAGTCCGAACTTGACGATGACCACGTCAGTGACGTTGGGCACGGGTCTGGAATACTTGTTGTAACCAGCAAACAGCTTCTTGAAGAGGTCATCCTCAGCATGCGAGTGGGTCTTCTGGCTACAAAGAACTGCAGACACACTCCTTTTGAATATTAACACACCTTCCACAAGGACAGGTCTAATATGAGACACAAGAACCACCTGAGCCTTTTCCTGCCTGCTAAAACCCTTCCAGGCCAGTAAGAGCAGAGCGATgatgtatcccccccccccacacacacacacacacacacacctttaccgCTTCTCAAAAATGTGATTATCGTGTACATGCAGCTTTATAATAAGCAGCAACTATGCCGCCTAGATTTGCAGCAGGGACGCGGGCTCTAGATCATTTTTCTTTAGGATGGACGGCAGCAGCATGGAAACAGACAGGAATCCTCTCCCTCGGGGATTATCGCATGCACCTTTATAAATGTGTTCAGAGTCAATTACACACATCATTACTTGCTTGTGTTAAGTGGAGGTGAGCTAATTTCTCACCAGCAAGGGGTGTTTATTGTCAAACTGTCTGTCACTGCATCACAACTGATGCATAAAACAATTAAGTGACATGTGAAGCAGAGGGTGAAAGATTGGAGCTTTTTCATCTTCATTTAGCTACTCTACCCTGGCTGCCTGATACAGGATGATGTTCCTGAACCAGCCAAGCTACAACATCAAGAATTTGAGCTCACGTAAAATGCAAAGTAAATTCTATTTCATAATACTTCTATAAAAACTGTTGTGatccaaaacaaaccaaagctGACCTCAAAAACCAATATCTAAGGACGGAGTCTCCGTGCTTTTAAACACATCCTGGATAAGATAAGGAGAGCCTTGGACGTGGGTCGCTTCACCAAGGCCACATCATTATGTGTCCGTAGGTGACTTGTGGTGGTGTTAAACACGCTGAAATGTATTAACATCCCCCAAACGAAGGATGAGCAAATGAAGAACTATCTTAAAGGGTTTAAAGAGAGTTCACTCCAATACaagaatatatattttaataagaacaaaaaaataatcttgTGATAGACAGTGAGATGACTTTTCTTGTAAATAGAACATCTGTAAGATTTAAAATACATGAATTTGTGACCTGAGAAGGTCACAAATTCATGTATTTTCTGAGAGATCTTCAGTtttccaggtgtccttttttgGTGTGGGAGCACCACAAGTGAAGtgtgaaattgttttattgtgttgGAGAGAAAGGCGACATGTCTACAACTCTTACTCAGCAACCCAAACCAACACTATACATGTATGCGTAAGAAAACTCCAATCTCCTTTGTACGGAACAATCTAACATGATCACATGTGTGGGATTACACACGCGTTCCGTGTGTAGGCGTCTAACAAAACATTTAGAATTCCGATTTAATTTTCCCAGGATACTTTGGTCTCTCCTGTCACTGCCATCACAATCTAATTTCATTTGGCAAACAAGGAGGCACAAGAGACTTCGTAGCTGTTCGTCTGACAGTCGGGGTGGTGCACGCTCATCTGTCTGTGCATCTGGGACGGACCAGATGTAAGGCTTGAAAGGGGCTCTGCGCTGCTATTGATCAAAGCCTCCTGCCAGCCAGGATCTGAACTGAGGTGACACCTCCAACATCCAGAATGCCTGGCTGCCGGTGTCGGGCTGCTGGCCAAGCCCCTTGGCGAGGGCCGTTTGAAAGGCTGACCAGTTTGGGTGAACCAGTCAGCAGCTTTCTCGCGCCAAAGGCTATTTTGCAACATTGGGCTGTTGAAATGTAATGTTTGCTAAAATAGCAACgcagaaacacattttcagGGGAGCTGATTGAAATGGAAAGCCTTATTAAAACTGAACTCTCTGATTAGAACTATGTCAGCATATGATTAATTACCTGATTACTGGTTACCTTACTAATAGGCACTTTTAGCTGAAAAATCCATACTTTAAACTAAGGCTACACACCATCCAATGTGACACTGGTGGAGTAAAATGAATAAGGGGCATTCTGCAATGTGAACCATAAATCATCATATggatgttgttttcatttgtttaatcATTGTGATTGCAATGTAGATTGTTTAAAATATTTGCACTGTTACTTTTGAAAGTTTTGAAAAATGCTCTTTAGTGTTTATATTTGTAAATGTCTTATGTGGACCAAATATTGCTAGAAACtcaaaaaaaaatgaatgttacttaattcatttatttagtcaTTCATTCTATCCATTGTATTGATGTTTTGGATTATTCAATATTaaactatttaaaatagatCGATCAAATTTGGCAGTAATTAACTGTAGCTTCAGCCAGCTACGTGATGACTTATCAGAAGGTGAGTTGCATTATGGGAGATGATGTGAAATATAATGCGCAGGTGTTATGCTCGGCGTTTTAATGAATTAAACTTTCATTCAGGCAAATCTTTATCCCttaatacaaaaacaaaaatgttttatagtTAAATATAGAGGTAAAAGCGGTATTTTGGTTTGTGTGGGATAAAGGTATTTAGTTTAggacaaacattttaaaaaagtgcgTACCTGTCTGGCACGAGAACAGCCAGCAAAGGACAGCCAACATGGAACCGAACAGGTGGTTGCGTCTCATTTTGAACTTTTACGGGAAAAAATCCAACTTCATCGGTGAGTACGGAGGCGGTTCCGTATACTTTCCAAACGGCGTCTTGCTGAAAGCGAGTTCTGTGAGCCAAATCTGTCATCTTCGCACCCGGGAAGCATGGCAGGACAAGTTGTCCACTGCTGAGACGGCGCGCTGGGGGAGACCACGGCGACAGCCTGGCCGAACAGCTCCACGCACACCCTCACTGTCGGTATGTTTCGCCCGCCCCTGCTTCATCCACGACCAGGCTTGAGTTATTCGAGCAGCCGGCCGGCGAGCGATCCGTCACCCGTTGCTGAATCAGGATACAGCGCTGTCCTGCAGGTCACAGTGATGCCCTCATAACACACCGAGGACGCATTAACTCGCctcaaaagaagaaaatgtattttctaaAAGTACTTGTGGGTCCCCAAATGTGCATCATTCACTGTCAGAGGACAAGGCATGTCTGGGAACCTCCTGGTACCTGTGAGAgtccctcctctttctctctttcactctctcacacgctctctctctctctctctatgtctctctctctctctcacacacacacacacacacaggataggATAGAATAACCATTGACTAATTTATTTACTATCATTATTTCTTATAAAAATACATTGTAAATATGTGGCATGTACAGTTTAATAAACCTCTATGTCCGCACTGTTTATATCTTAAACAGCTATAGGGAAGACTCCGTGAATTAATATACATAGTGTTCTTGCCGCTGTGCAAAGATGCTGACAAATGCAAAACTAAACATCGCCTTTAAAAGATTCTATAGGGCAATCGGGATGTAAATTATTTTTGGGCCCATTCGTTTTAGTGGTTAAAAGGCAGACATTATGCACcttcccctcttcccctcttATTTATTCCCAATCATTGGAATTCCTATATAAAATATTAGATTGCTGCATTTTTACGATGCTATCAATGTAAACACAGCTCCTCGTAGtagttttctccatcttcttgCTGGATTCTTCATTAGTATACATCAGCCATCTGACCTTGGCCCTGTTCTCACCCTGAACAGGGCTAATGCGAAGCGTCTTCTGGAGAAAACTAACAGAATCATTATTTTGGCTCTCTAAGCAAACCTGGTTTTAAGTAAATACCAAGCTTGACCTGAACCTACCTACTTACTGTTGCCACATCTGACCTCACTGAATATCCACAAATGATTCTTGGATAGAAAAAACCAACAAATTGTGGTTATGAGGTTAAAAATTATTTGAACAGTCCCTGTTTTATTCCAACCcataattatttttttgctgTGCTCATTCAAATTCTTGCACTGGCACACCGTTCACTCTCCAAAGCCACACGGGatctgtgttgtttctgtgaCTGAGAGCTGCTCATTAGTGGTAATGCTTGATATTAGACAGCTGATATTTCCATCCACGGAGGAGGTTAAGTGGCAGCTGGAGTTTATTTGATTATTAGCTAAATTACTCAGTTATGAGTGGATTTTAATAAACTTTTCAGGAAAGGTTGAGAATGGTCAGTGGAATACCTGATTAAATGTTGGTGATGTTGCGGAATTCGGATggagtttgacctttgaccttgtgctgctactgctcaTATACATTATATACCGTACTATGGATGTCAATCACCATATGGTGGGAAATGAACTTCTTGATagatctcttctctctctgagtGTTGTTTTCCATTTATACATGTAACATTTTAATACATGTTCTGCACATTAGGTCTAAAAAAGATGAAGATATAGGTAAGTATGTATATATTAATAGGTGATGAGAAATGCACTTTGTTGAACAACTATTGTAAGATaaatttgtttgtgtgttgttgtccTCTGGACCTCACGGTGGAGCTGTAAAAAGTCACAGTCATGACATTGACAGAGATTTGGCTTTGTAATCAGCTGATGTAGCACTTCCATGATTGGCCATTTGTTTATCAGTCTGAAAAATATTTGTTCTATCAGAGTGATAACGTGTTGTAAGGTGCTCAATCGGGTGTAGTGAAATGCAGCAGCTTAGCGATGGATTTTTGCGATGTCTTTCAGCTGTTTGGTGAAAGCAGATTGCAGAACTTTGGAAGAGATCTCCAGTCGGTCAGCGATGCCAATCGTTGCATGAAGCATGTCTTCAAAAGCTTTGGACTCTTCCCTGATTCTGCTCGGAGGACAAACGGACCAGTGAAAAGCAGCAAAGGGTGAGACAGTAAATGATTAACAAGGTAAACTGTGGAATGATGGATTGAACTCACTTCTTCATCCCCGTGAGCAAGGCCACAGCTTCTCCCTCCAACTGCTCTTGCATGTCGTCCTCAGCTTTCTTGACCACCTCATGACAGGTCTTCTGGTCCTCTTGGATGCCGATAATATTTTCCTTGATCACATCCTCGTACCTCTCATCTCCCAGCTCTGCCCCAACAAACTGCAGTAAGTTGTCCATCACAGCCTTGTTTCCATGCTGCACAGTGTGCATATAAGCCAGCTGCTCGTTGTCTGCCTTCAGTCTTCGAGATGAAGTGCTGAAGTGGACTGAACATCTGTCCAGCTGATGCTCAGCCTGCAGCCttggtgaagatgatgaggagaaaTCTGCTGATGTGAACCATTCGTGGCTGTTGCTCGTCTTGTGAGGCTCGTCACCCACGACCTGTATTGTGTAGTTGTTGGTCATTACAGAGAACACGTCCGAGCCTGAGCCCCACTCTTCAGTTTGACAGAGCATTGGGGTTGCCATGGATACCCAGGCCAAGATGAAGGCCATCAAGCACATTTTAATCTGGaatcagagagagggagaggtgagtGAACCAAAGACCTGAAAATTTTCAGATTCATTTATAAACTCAAAAGGAAGATTTTTACCCTGTTTTCCTTATCATGACCAAAAACGTTACAATGGTAAGTGACATCACACTGACAAGGTCAAGCTGGCATGAATAACCCTGTGTTAAATATGAAATGCAATGATACAGTTGAGTCATTTATAAAGAATGTATGAGAGAACAGCTCTGTCTCTACCTCTGTCTTTTTCACTGCATTACCCTATGGTATAGATTAAGCAGATGTCACTCAACATAAACTGATTATTTGTTAGGCATAATAATAACAGTATTAGTCCAGCATCATAAATGTCTAAACTATGCTGTTGAGGTGAAGCCTTTGGCAGAGCTCTTTTTGTTGTGAGatggccttttttttgtttta of the Takifugu flavidus isolate HTHZ2018 chromosome 19, ASM371156v2, whole genome shotgun sequence genome contains:
- the chrna2b gene encoding neuronal acetylcholine receptor subunit alpha-2 isoform X2 — protein: MRRNHLFGSMLAVLCWLFSCQTVLCSQKTHSHAEDDLFKKLFAGYNKYSRPVPNVTDVVIVKFGLSIAQLIDVDEKNQMMTTNVWLKQEWNDYKLRWRPSDYDNVTSIRVPSELIWVPDIVLYNNADGEFAVTHMTKAHLFYNGKILWVPPAIYKSSCSIDVTFFPFDQQNCKMKFGSWTYDKAKIDLERIENTVDLNNYWESGEWAIINAVGTYNTKKYDCCHEIYPDITYFFIIRRLPLFYTINLIIPCLLISCLTVLVFYLPSDCGEKITLCISVLLSLTVFLLLITEIIPSTSLVIPLIGEYLLFTMIFVTLSIVITVFVLNVHHRSPSTHKMPRWVHSVFLDLIPRWLFMRRPAPDGRRRRLLLLQQEVMAERRRGRLTGYKSGNYLSTSANWLMDGSLSDEPNRNSYEDLELGMLTSYFSFRPPSPRPLGTPPPTQQNSQKKQDGPVGTNKQLSGARITAQRLTKADSTVSDSSFLLSPSIIRALEGVHYIADHLRAEDADFSVKEDWKYVAMVIDRIFLWMFIIVCLLGTIGLFLPPWLAGMI
- the chrna2b gene encoding neuronal acetylcholine receptor subunit alpha-2 isoform X1 yields the protein MRRNHLFGSMLAVLCWLFSCQTVLCSQKTHSHAEDDLFKKLFAGYNKYSRPVPNVTDVVIVKFGLSIAQLIDVDEKNQMMTTNVWLKQVWKHRFPYSFIFSSGLQSITSITSPSHQEWNDYKLRWRPSDYDNVTSIRVPSELIWVPDIVLYNNADGEFAVTHMTKAHLFYNGKILWVPPAIYKSSCSIDVTFFPFDQQNCKMKFGSWTYDKAKIDLERIENTVDLNNYWESGEWAIINAVGTYNTKKYDCCHEIYPDITYFFIIRRLPLFYTINLIIPCLLISCLTVLVFYLPSDCGEKITLCISVLLSLTVFLLLITEIIPSTSLVIPLIGEYLLFTMIFVTLSIVITVFVLNVHHRSPSTHKMPRWVHSVFLDLIPRWLFMRRPAPDGRRRRLLLLQQEVMAERRRGRLTGYKSGNYLSTSANWLMDGSLSDEPNRNSYEDLELGMLTSYFSFRPPSPRPLGTPPPTQQNSQKKQDGPVGTNKQLSGARITAQRLTKADSTVSDSSFLLSPSIIRALEGVHYIADHLRAEDADFSVKEDWKYVAMVIDRIFLWMFIIVCLLGTIGLFLPPWLAGMI
- the si:ch211-142k18.1 gene encoding uncharacterized protein si:ch211-142k18.1, producing MCLMAFILAWVSMATPMLCQTEEWGSGSDVFSVMTNNYTIQVVGDEPHKTSNSHEWFTSADFSSSSSPRLQAEHQLDRCSVHFSTSSRRLKADNEQLAYMHTVQHGNKAVMDNLLQFVGAELGDERYEDVIKENIIGIQEDQKTCHEVVKKAEDDMQEQLEGEAVALLTGMKKIREESKAFEDMLHATIGIADRLEISSKVLQSAFTKQLKDIAKIHR